In Alicyclobacillus macrosporangiidus CPP55, a single window of DNA contains:
- a CDS encoding PilN domain-containing protein, which produces MSKARWQDGVMAVNLLPQESVSERYSGSIAAICAGVLGIAAVAFTALGWSELAAVDRRSALLADVKAQLGRAAAETTALSQQWSNLQRASRLTAQYGEQRRLAPLFNQVWANAPAGLTISNLAWDGKQLSLTGEAPSITAVSEYQRALLGLPGATSAWVSDVQQSGSGAYGFALIVVFSAGSAPAAGS; this is translated from the coding sequence GTGAGCAAGGCGCGTTGGCAGGATGGCGTGATGGCGGTCAACCTGCTGCCGCAGGAATCGGTGTCTGAACGCTACTCCGGCTCCATCGCGGCCATTTGCGCCGGGGTGCTGGGCATCGCTGCCGTCGCGTTCACCGCCTTAGGCTGGAGCGAGCTGGCCGCGGTGGATCGGCGTTCGGCCTTGCTCGCCGACGTGAAGGCTCAGTTGGGCAGGGCCGCGGCGGAAACAACCGCACTCTCACAGCAGTGGAGCAACCTGCAGCGGGCGTCGCGCCTGACCGCCCAGTACGGGGAACAGCGGAGACTGGCCCCACTCTTCAACCAGGTGTGGGCGAATGCTCCGGCCGGCCTGACGATCTCCAACCTGGCCTGGGACGGCAAGCAACTGAGCCTGACCGGTGAGGCACCCAGCATTACGGCGGTGTCGGAGTACCAGCGGGCTCTGCTGGGATTGCCTGGAGCGACCAGCGCCTGGGTCAGCGATGTGCAACAGTCCGGATCGGGTGCGTACGGTTTTGCTCTGATCGTGGTGTTTTCTGCGGGCTCCGCGCCGGCTGCGGGATCGTGA
- a CDS encoding type IV pilus modification PilV family protein, producing the protein MRDRMGGVRLETGLTLVEVLAAVTVLGVFLTALLALVDGMYTQTAVDAQRRTAALLAEEAIAHMAQYGADTVISQGTYTRTVNGIQYTVIPARGQAPYRTWQLPGVQRPAEVEAEVTVTWTTRILQRQVQETVTRSQLFPY; encoded by the coding sequence GTGCGCGATCGCATGGGCGGTGTCAGGCTGGAGACCGGTTTGACGCTGGTCGAGGTTTTGGCCGCGGTGACCGTCTTGGGCGTGTTCCTGACCGCCCTGTTGGCGTTGGTGGACGGGATGTACACTCAGACGGCGGTGGATGCCCAGCGGAGGACGGCGGCACTGTTGGCGGAGGAAGCCATCGCTCACATGGCGCAGTACGGCGCCGACACGGTAATCAGCCAGGGGACGTACACCAGAACGGTAAATGGGATTCAATACACGGTGATCCCTGCACGAGGACAAGCCCCCTACAGGACCTGGCAGCTGCCAGGTGTCCAGCGTCCGGCGGAGGTGGAGGCGGAGGTGACGGTCACGTGGACCACGCGAATACTGCAACGGCAGGTGCAGGAGACAGTCACGCGAAGCCAGCTGTTTCCTTACTGA
- a CDS encoding prepilin-type N-terminal cleavage/methylation domain-containing protein: MDHANTATAGAGDSHAKPAVSLLNYPPKTRSPVSPRSSSESGLTLVELLAALALTGILAGGVLAAYFFEQRTLPWLEARQVVQTGLVSIDKQLRETFQNVSAVTSAGPSELTCETADGGTVEVYVKQVDVVDGMDVCGLEVKTNSSTGQSKDVVWRLPMVSLAGTQFQVQGSLVTVTLQGTYLGQPISRQLTSTYVVGGGN, from the coding sequence GTGGACCACGCGAATACTGCAACGGCAGGTGCAGGAGACAGTCACGCGAAGCCAGCTGTTTCCTTACTGAATTACCCTCCGAAGACGCGCAGCCCCGTTTCTCCGCGCTCTTCCTCCGAGTCTGGGCTCACTCTGGTGGAGCTGTTGGCCGCATTGGCGCTGACCGGAATTCTCGCCGGCGGCGTCTTGGCGGCATATTTTTTCGAGCAGCGCACCCTGCCTTGGCTGGAGGCCAGACAGGTGGTCCAGACCGGGTTGGTGTCGATAGACAAACAGTTGCGCGAAACGTTTCAGAACGTGTCGGCTGTCACATCCGCGGGGCCCTCTGAGTTGACGTGCGAGACGGCTGACGGGGGCACAGTGGAGGTCTATGTGAAGCAGGTGGACGTGGTTGACGGAATGGACGTTTGCGGCCTCGAGGTGAAAACCAACTCGTCCACCGGGCAGTCCAAGGACGTGGTGTGGCGGCTGCCCATGGTGTCGCTTGCCGGCACCCAGTTTCAGGTCCAGGGATCCCTGGTCACCGTCACGCTCCAGGGGACGTACCTGGGCCAGCCGATCTCCAGACAACTGACATCCACGTACGTGGTGGGCGGGGGGAACTGA